A section of the Jannaschia sp. S6380 genome encodes:
- a CDS encoding copper chaperone PCu(A)C produces the protein MTRIFALLLVTVCPAYADIAHGDLQISLPMLRDTPPTAPVAGGFMTIANMGDADDVLTTATIDADFVGEVQLHKMEMEDGVMKMSEVEGGIAVPAGETVYLQPGGLHLMLMGLSEPLTAGEAYEMTLTFAEAGDVVVEFPVLTLGEIRATLEEAGTMDHGMKGHGEDATQTGN, from the coding sequence ATGACCCGCATTTTCGCCCTTCTCCTTGTGACCGTTTGCCCGGCCTATGCGGACATCGCGCATGGCGATTTGCAGATCAGCCTGCCGATGCTGCGTGACACGCCGCCGACCGCCCCCGTGGCCGGCGGGTTCATGACGATCGCCAACATGGGGGATGCCGACGACGTGCTGACAACGGCGACGATCGACGCCGATTTCGTGGGCGAGGTGCAGCTTCACAAGATGGAAATGGAAGACGGCGTGATGAAGATGTCGGAGGTCGAGGGCGGCATTGCCGTTCCCGCCGGCGAAACCGTCTATCTTCAGCCGGGGGGGCTGCATCTCATGTTGATGGGGTTGAGCGAACCCCTGACGGCGGGCGAGGCGTATGAAATGACACTCACCTTCGCGGAGGCGGGCGACGTCGTGGTCGAGTTTCCCGTCCTTACGCTGGGCGAGATCCGGGCCACGCTCGAAGAGGCCGGAACGATGGATCACGGCATGAAGGGTCACGGCGAAGACGCGACCCAGACCGGGAACTAG
- a CDS encoding 5-formyltetrahydrofolate cyclo-ligase has product MGEDASLAARKAQLRRTCLARRASVGAEARAAAGARLYARLMGLRGRTIAGYLPIGSEASPVGTMRVLSRDNRICVPVVAGKGAPLRFREWWPGCTLETGPFGVSVPTEGGWRVPDVLIVPLVGFDGRGGRLGYGGGFYDRTLAGLGGGLVVGLALEAQRLDAVPSEATDVPLPWIVTEAGVFGADAVV; this is encoded by the coding sequence ATGGGGGAAGACGCTAGCCTTGCCGCGCGAAAGGCGCAATTGCGCCGGACCTGCCTGGCGAGGCGGGCGTCCGTCGGCGCGGAAGCGCGCGCCGCGGCGGGGGCGCGCCTCTATGCCCGGCTGATGGGGCTGCGCGGGCGAACGATCGCCGGCTATCTTCCGATCGGATCCGAGGCGAGTCCGGTCGGAACCATGCGCGTGTTGTCGCGCGACAACCGCATCTGCGTTCCGGTCGTCGCCGGCAAGGGCGCGCCGCTGCGCTTTCGTGAGTGGTGGCCCGGCTGCACCTTGGAGACAGGGCCATTCGGCGTCTCGGTGCCGACCGAGGGGGGGTGGCGCGTTCCCGATGTGCTGATTGTTCCGCTGGTCGGTTTCGACGGTCGCGGTGGGCGTTTGGGCTATGGCGGCGGCTTCTACGACCGTACGCTGGCGGGTCTGGGCGGCGGGCTCGTCGTGGGGCTCGCGCTCGAAGCGCAGCGGTTGGATGCGGTGCCTTCGGAGGCGACGGACGTTCCGCTGCCCTGGATCGTCACCGAGGCAGGGGTTTTCGGCGCGGACGCCGTTGTATAA
- a CDS encoding metallopeptidase family protein: protein MMDAPAPDAKAFERVAEETRDAFPAPFAGLAAEVRLTVEEWPSETLMSELEIGDASDLTGLYEGVPLTERSVEWPEPPSQVTLFRRPILDEWAAREDVSLRALIAHVTVHEFAHHFGWSDDDIARIDRWWE, encoded by the coding sequence ATGATGGACGCGCCGGCACCAGATGCGAAGGCCTTCGAACGGGTCGCGGAGGAGACGCGAGACGCGTTTCCGGCACCCTTCGCGGGCCTTGCCGCCGAGGTTCGCCTGACTGTCGAGGAATGGCCGTCGGAGACCCTCATGTCAGAATTGGAGATCGGTGACGCCAGCGACCTGACCGGCCTCTACGAGGGCGTGCCCCTGACGGAACGCTCCGTCGAATGGCCTGAACCGCCCTCGCAGGTGACGCTGTTCCGCCGCCCCATTCTGGACGAATGGGCAGCGCGGGAGGACGTATCGCTGCGGGCATTGATCGCGCATGTCACGGTGCACGAGTTTGCGCATCATTTCGGCTGGTCGGACGATGATATCGCCCGCATCGACCGCTGGTGGGAATAG
- a CDS encoding TRAP transporter large permease subunit, whose product MFILEFVGRVMTLNELAVLVIFLSFIWLLFRGVPVAMALVGVSLIFALFAEIFLDPFRSAFRDVIEFQRTGIDYQKLSVLSGRLFGGIVKSPVLVALPMFIYMGLMLDQSGVAQRMMHAMQKLFGGLRGGLSLTVLLIGIILAASTGVIGASVTLLGVMALPAMMQQNYAKPIATGTIASAGTLGILIPPSIMLVIMSDQLAISLGDLFMGALFPGLILGGLYILFIIVFGLVSPGSMPAPEKSDHVGWPVVREVLLAVVPPMLLILLVLGSIFAGIATPTEASGLGAAGATALAAMNGKLNFKVFREVGRSTLNTAGYIVGIFLAANFFALVLRRYKGDEIVQSHVLGTFDNPYAIVLFILFIIFLLGFLLDWIEITIIIMPLMLPVILGLELAVPSFGQVQDPSVVWFAILVAVTLQTSFLTPPVGFALFYLKGVCPPGVTLGHIYRGVVPFVLLQLLGLAIVFTFPALTTWLPSVAYGN is encoded by the coding sequence ATGTTCATCCTCGAGTTTGTCGGCCGGGTCATGACCCTGAACGAACTGGCCGTGCTGGTCATCTTCCTGTCCTTCATCTGGCTTCTGTTCCGCGGCGTTCCCGTCGCGATGGCGCTGGTGGGCGTCTCGCTCATCTTCGCGCTCTTCGCCGAGATCTTCCTCGACCCGTTCCGAAGTGCGTTTCGCGACGTGATCGAGTTTCAGCGCACCGGGATCGACTATCAGAAGCTGAGCGTCCTGTCGGGCCGCCTCTTCGGCGGTATCGTCAAGAGCCCGGTCCTCGTGGCGTTGCCGATGTTCATCTACATGGGCCTGATGCTCGACCAGTCCGGCGTCGCCCAGCGGATGATGCATGCCATGCAGAAGCTGTTCGGCGGCCTCCGCGGCGGCCTCTCGCTGACGGTTCTGCTGATCGGGATCATCCTCGCCGCCTCGACCGGCGTGATCGGCGCGTCGGTGACGCTGCTTGGCGTGATGGCCCTGCCGGCGATGATGCAGCAGAATTACGCCAAGCCCATCGCGACGGGCACCATCGCCAGTGCAGGCACGCTGGGCATCCTGATTCCGCCGTCGATCATGCTCGTCATCATGTCCGACCAGCTGGCCATCAGCCTGGGCGATCTGTTCATGGGCGCGCTGTTCCCGGGGCTGATCCTGGGCGGGCTCTACATCCTGTTCATCATCGTGTTCGGCCTGGTCTCGCCGGGCTCCATGCCGGCGCCGGAGAAGTCGGACCATGTCGGCTGGCCCGTCGTTCGCGAGGTGCTGCTGGCGGTCGTGCCGCCGATGCTGTTGATCCTGCTGGTGCTGGGGTCGATCTTCGCCGGCATCGCCACCCCGACCGAGGCATCGGGCCTGGGCGCGGCAGGGGCGACGGCGTTGGCCGCGATGAACGGCAAGCTGAACTTCAAGGTCTTCCGCGAGGTCGGCCGCTCCACCCTGAACACCGCCGGATATATCGTCGGTATCTTCCTGGCCGCGAACTTCTTCGCGCTGGTGCTGCGGCGCTACAAGGGCGACGAGATCGTGCAGAGCCACGTCCTCGGCACCTTCGACAACCCCTATGCGATCGTCCTTTTTATCCTATTCATTATCTTCCTGCTGGGGTTCCTGCTGGACTGGATCGAGATCACGATCATCATCATGCCGCTGATGCTGCCGGTGATCCTGGGCCTCGAACTGGCCGTCCCGAGTTTCGGGCAAGTGCAGGATCCGTCGGTCGTCTGGTTCGCGATCCTGGTCGCGGTGACGTTGCAGACATCGTTCCTGACACCACCTGTCGGATTCGCGTTGTTCTACCTCAAGGGGGTCTGCCCGCCAGGCGTCACGCTGGGCCACATCTATCGCGGTGTCGTGCCGTTCGTGCTGCTGCAGCTTCTGGGGCTGGCCATCGTGTTCACGTTCCCGGCGCTGACGACCTGGCTGCCATCGGTCGCCTACGGCAACTAG
- a CDS encoding TRAP transporter substrate-binding protein, with product MKLKAIALATTSALIGTGAQAQDVLEMTSAFAQNLPVLGTAGVNFVDKINGISESVEFEHFNPGELVPTLEALDAVSNGSVDAAYTTSGYWQGKMSAAGLFAAVPFGPEPGEMLAWMLYDDGMTYFQQMYDDNGYNVHVTLCGMYAPETSGWFKEEITSLEDLRGLNMRFFGLGAEVMQKLGVSTSLLAGGDIFPALERGAIDATEFSMPIVDANLGFYNIAKFNYFPGWHQPSTMFELLINKDVWEELDERSQRQIEVACLANVSDNFAEGEAVNFPAMQQNVEEFGVQIKNWTPDQLKAFEAAWDEVAMELAAEDAFFKEVWDDLQEFREGYAVWGNNIYLPRPRN from the coding sequence ATGAAACTCAAGGCAATCGCACTCGCCACGACGTCCGCGCTGATCGGCACCGGGGCGCAGGCGCAGGATGTGCTGGAGATGACTTCGGCATTCGCGCAGAACCTGCCGGTGCTGGGAACGGCGGGCGTCAACTTCGTCGACAAGATCAACGGGATCAGTGAATCCGTCGAGTTCGAGCATTTCAACCCCGGCGAACTCGTCCCGACGCTGGAGGCGTTGGATGCGGTGTCCAACGGGTCGGTCGACGCGGCCTACACGACGTCCGGCTACTGGCAGGGCAAGATGAGCGCGGCCGGACTGTTCGCCGCCGTGCCGTTCGGTCCCGAACCCGGCGAGATGCTGGCCTGGATGCTCTACGACGACGGCATGACGTACTTCCAGCAGATGTATGACGACAACGGCTACAACGTCCACGTCACGCTCTGCGGCATGTACGCGCCCGAGACGTCCGGCTGGTTCAAGGAGGAGATCACCTCGCTCGAGGATCTCCGGGGTCTGAACATGCGGTTCTTCGGCCTGGGCGCCGAAGTGATGCAGAAGCTCGGCGTGTCGACCTCACTTCTGGCGGGCGGCGACATCTTCCCGGCACTGGAACGCGGTGCGATCGACGCGACCGAGTTCTCGATGCCGATCGTGGACGCCAACCTGGGCTTCTACAACATCGCCAAGTTCAACTACTTCCCGGGCTGGCACCAGCCGTCGACCATGTTCGAGCTGTTGATCAACAAGGACGTGTGGGAGGAGCTGGACGAGCGGTCGCAGCGCCAGATCGAGGTGGCGTGCCTGGCCAACGTGTCGGACAACTTCGCCGAGGGCGAGGCCGTCAACTTCCCGGCCATGCAGCAGAACGTCGAGGAGTTTGGCGTCCAGATCAAGAACTGGACCCCGGATCAGCTCAAGGCGTTCGAGGCGGCGTGGGATGAGGTCGCCATGGAACTGGCCGCCGAGGACGCGTTCTTCAAGGAGGTCTGGGACGACCTGCAGGAGTTCCGCGAGGGCTATGCCGTATGGGGCAACAACATCTACCTGCCCCGTCCGCGCAACTGA
- the rpe gene encoding ribulose-phosphate 3-epimerase: protein MTHTFNRALKIAPSILAADFAAFGAECEAVEGQGADWVHVDVMDGHFVPNITFGPAMCAALRPHIRTVMDVHLMIAPVDPMINAFVDAGADILTAHVEAGPHVHRTMQAIRAAGCKAGLALNPGTPVEAVAPLLDDIDLVCVMTVNPGFGGQSFIESQITKIRALRKMIGDRPVHIEVDGGVDSTTAPMVRSAGADVLVAGSAVFRGGSVSDPSAYGRNIIAIRNAAGA from the coding sequence ATGACCCACACGTTCAATCGCGCCCTCAAGATCGCCCCCTCGATCCTCGCCGCCGATTTTGCCGCCTTCGGCGCGGAATGCGAGGCGGTCGAAGGCCAGGGGGCCGATTGGGTCCATGTCGACGTGATGGACGGGCATTTCGTGCCGAACATCACTTTCGGGCCGGCCATGTGCGCGGCCCTGCGTCCGCATATCCGAACGGTGATGGATGTGCATCTGATGATCGCTCCGGTCGATCCGATGATCAACGCCTTTGTCGATGCGGGTGCGGATATCCTGACCGCGCATGTCGAGGCGGGGCCGCACGTGCATCGCACGATGCAGGCGATCCGGGCGGCGGGGTGCAAGGCCGGCCTCGCCCTGAATCCCGGAACTCCGGTCGAGGCGGTCGCCCCGTTGCTGGACGATATCGACCTGGTCTGCGTGATGACCGTCAATCCCGGGTTCGGCGGTCAGTCCTTTATCGAGAGCCAGATCACGAAGATCCGCGCCCTGCGGAAGATGATCGGCGACCGCCCCGTGCATATCGAGGTCGACGGCGGGGTGGATTCGACCACAGCCCCGATGGTCCGGTCCGCCGGCGCCGACGTCCTGGTCGCGGGGTCCGCCGTGTTCCGGGGCGGGAGCGTGTCGGACCCGTCGGCCTATGGCCGGAACATCATCGCCATCCGGAACGCCGCGGGCGCCTGA
- a CDS encoding VOC family protein, whose translation MEKVEGIGGVFIRARDPDALGAWYERHLGIAAEHGHWSQAGGTTIFAAFPETSDYFDADRRWMINFRVPDLDRMIAQLEGAGIAVTTDPDWNSDVGRFARIHDPEGNPVELWQPSQLVRDHEVKG comes from the coding sequence ATGGAGAAGGTCGAAGGCATCGGGGGCGTCTTTATCCGCGCCCGCGATCCCGATGCGCTCGGGGCATGGTACGAGAGGCATCTCGGAATTGCCGCCGAACACGGCCACTGGTCGCAGGCGGGCGGCACGACGATTTTCGCCGCGTTCCCCGAGACCAGCGATTATTTCGACGCGGACCGACGCTGGATGATCAATTTCAGGGTGCCGGATCTGGACCGGATGATCGCGCAACTGGAAGGGGCGGGGATCGCGGTGACGACCGACCCGGACTGGAATTCGGATGTCGGTCGTTTCGCGCGCATCCACGACCCGGAAGGCAATCCGGTCGAACTTTGGCAGCCGTCACAACTGGTCCGCGACCACGAAGTCAAGGGATAA
- a CDS encoding CarD family transcriptional regulator — protein sequence MPMPKKPEFRPNDFVVYPAHGVGQIVSIEKQEVAGLELELFVISFVKDKMTLRVPTNKATDVGMRSLSSPEVVTKAMATLKGKARVKRAMWSRRAQEYEAKINSGDLIAIAEVVRDLHRSDEQREQSYSERQLYEAALDRLTRELAAVNDMDEDGALKAVDEILSSRPAAA from the coding sequence ATGCCAATGCCCAAGAAGCCCGAGTTTCGCCCGAATGACTTCGTCGTCTATCCCGCCCATGGCGTGGGTCAGATCGTCTCCATCGAGAAGCAGGAGGTCGCGGGTCTGGAACTGGAATTGTTCGTCATTTCGTTCGTGAAGGACAAGATGACGCTGCGGGTTCCGACCAACAAGGCGACCGATGTCGGCATGCGGTCGCTGTCCTCGCCCGAGGTCGTGACCAAGGCGATGGCGACGCTGAAGGGCAAGGCCCGCGTCAAGCGTGCCATGTGGTCGCGCCGCGCCCAGGAATACGAGGCGAAGATCAATTCCGGCGATCTGATCGCCATCGCCGAGGTGGTCCGCGACCTGCACCGCAGCGACGAGCAGCGCGAGCAGTCCTATTCCGAGCGTCAGCTCTACGAGGCCGCGTTGGACCGGCTGACTCGCGAACTTGCCGCGGTTAACGACATGGACGAGGATGGCGCGCTGAAGGCCGTCGATGAAATCCTGTCCTCCCGGCCTGCTGCCGCCTGA
- a CDS encoding Gfo/Idh/MocA family oxidoreductase has translation MTLRVGLLGLGYFAGYHADAWRRIEGAELAATCDADPARGADHVRLDDMLAKRPDIVDIATPPQTHAMAIRQALDAGPRAIICQKPFCTSPEEAASMVTAAEAAGIPLIVHENFRFQPWFRAMKTALDDGAVGRPLNLTFRLRPGDGRGPDAYLARQPYFQTMPRFLIHETGVHYLDTFRFLFGEPDGIYADLRRLNPAIRGEDAGHVILDYGTGQRAMLDGNRLVDFETDDPRRTFGEAWLEGDEAVLHLAGDGGVTCRAHGWTDARTVLPARDRPGFAGDCVYALQSHVVAALTGDGELENEARDYLRVMQQVELCYASAAAKCRLPVEYDENLQRPVTA, from the coding sequence GTGACGCTGCGCGTCGGGCTGCTGGGCCTGGGATATTTCGCGGGCTACCACGCCGATGCCTGGCGCCGGATCGAGGGGGCCGAACTGGCGGCGACCTGCGACGCCGATCCGGCCCGCGGCGCCGATCACGTTCGGCTGGACGACATGCTGGCGAAGCGGCCCGACATCGTCGACATCGCCACCCCGCCCCAGACGCATGCAATGGCCATTCGCCAGGCGCTGGACGCGGGCCCCCGCGCGATCATCTGCCAGAAGCCGTTCTGCACCTCGCCCGAGGAGGCCGCGTCGATGGTGACCGCCGCCGAGGCGGCCGGCATCCCCCTGATCGTGCACGAGAACTTCCGCTTTCAGCCCTGGTTCCGCGCGATGAAGACGGCGCTGGACGATGGCGCCGTCGGCCGCCCCTTGAACCTGACCTTTCGCTTGCGGCCCGGCGACGGACGCGGGCCGGACGCCTATCTGGCCCGGCAACCCTATTTCCAAACAATGCCCCGTTTCCTCATCCACGAAACCGGCGTCCACTATCTCGACACGTTCCGCTTCCTGTTCGGCGAACCCGACGGCATCTATGCCGACCTGCGCCGCCTGAACCCCGCCATTCGTGGCGAGGATGCCGGCCATGTCATCCTGGACTACGGAACCGGTCAGCGGGCGATGCTCGACGGCAATCGCCTGGTGGATTTCGAAACCGACGATCCCCGCCGCACCTTCGGCGAGGCATGGTTGGAGGGCGACGAGGCTGTGCTGCACCTGGCCGGGGATGGTGGTGTCACCTGCCGCGCGCATGGCTGGACCGACGCGCGCACCGTGCTGCCCGCGCGCGACCGTCCGGGCTTCGCCGGCGACTGCGTTTACGCGCTGCAGTCCCATGTCGTCGCCGCGCTGACGGGGGATGGCGAGTTGGAGAACGAGGCCCGGGACTACCTGCGGGTCATGCAGCAGGTGGAGCTTTGCTATGCGTCCGCCGCCGCCAAATGCCGGCTTCCGGTCGAATACGACGAGAATCTGCAGCGTCCCGTTACGGCATGA
- a CDS encoding TRAP transporter small permease subunit: protein MSQAVKPEPVADDAPIVAISDPGEVGRAEHNRGDRFVVAVSNVFAWLFPILMVAICSQVVLRGAGYNQAWLDDLQWWLYGAAVLVGIAYAVTTNSHVRVDIFYDHYPPAKQRKIDIFALAWLFLPFIILCWDTTLGYAISSVKAGEGSDSPNGLHHLYLLKVFMNVSFILIAVATWSAYVRNLARLVPPLWWRKLLFAFPAVAFAVNLVIYYAALGIVLLTSEAGTTARQAQRHWFFDTFAIGPEEMKYTVAAALIATVLIIAAAYLMRDKSEEI, encoded by the coding sequence ATGTCACAGGCCGTGAAACCGGAACCCGTCGCCGATGACGCGCCCATCGTGGCGATCTCCGATCCGGGCGAGGTCGGGCGCGCGGAGCACAATCGCGGCGACCGTTTCGTCGTCGCCGTGTCGAACGTGTTCGCCTGGCTGTTCCCGATCCTGATGGTGGCCATCTGCTCGCAGGTCGTCCTGCGGGGGGCGGGCTACAACCAGGCATGGCTGGACGACCTGCAGTGGTGGCTTTACGGGGCGGCGGTGCTGGTCGGGATCGCCTACGCCGTGACCACCAACAGTCATGTGCGCGTCGACATCTTCTACGATCACTACCCTCCCGCCAAGCAGCGCAAGATCGACATCTTCGCGCTGGCCTGGCTGTTTTTGCCGTTCATCATCCTGTGCTGGGACACGACGCTGGGCTACGCCATCAGCTCGGTCAAGGCGGGCGAGGGGTCGGACAGTCCGAACGGGCTGCACCATCTCTACCTCCTCAAGGTATTCATGAATGTCAGCTTCATCTTGATCGCGGTCGCGACATGGTCGGCCTATGTGCGCAACCTCGCGCGGCTGGTGCCGCCGCTCTGGTGGCGCAAGCTGCTCTTCGCGTTCCCGGCCGTCGCGTTCGCGGTCAACCTGGTGATCTATTACGCGGCGCTGGGCATCGTGCTGCTCACCTCCGAGGCGGGCACCACCGCGCGGCAGGCGCAGCGCCACTGGTTCTTCGACACCTTCGCGATCGGGCCGGAGGAAATGAAATACACCGTCGCCGCGGCCCTGATCGCGACGGTCCTGATCATCGCCGCCGCCTATCTGATGCGCGACAAGTCCGAGGAAATCTGA
- a CDS encoding isocitrate/isopropylmalate family dehydrogenase, which yields MSKTFEIAVFHGDGIGPEIMAPTLRLLKGLGHDFAFTDCPAGAASYLDCGFDLPDESLRRARRADAILLSALGDPKIRYPDGTEMTPQIDIRIALDLYAGVRPVRVVPGMRTPLALAPDAAIDFVLVRESTEGLFHTQGKGRVEADFAEETLRITRDTTTRVCDFAFRLAAARKADGHPGRVTSVDKANVFRAFAFWRDIFDRVAAGYPDLTADHAYVDAMALWMVQRPGSWDVMVTENMFGDILSDLGAGLMGGLGMAPSADIGDDHAVFQPCHGSAPDIAGRGIANPFAMILSAGMMLDWLGRRHDVPAMVADAGRLRDAVDACLAAGETTGDLGGTLNTEAAADAVMARL from the coding sequence ATGTCCAAGACTTTCGAGATCGCCGTCTTCCACGGAGACGGGATCGGCCCCGAGATCATGGCTCCGACGCTGCGCCTGCTGAAGGGGCTCGGCCACGACTTCGCCTTCACCGACTGCCCCGCCGGCGCCGCGAGCTACCTGGATTGTGGCTTTGACCTGCCCGATGAATCGCTGCGTCGCGCGCGGCGGGCAGATGCGATCCTGCTCTCGGCCCTGGGCGATCCCAAGATCCGCTACCCCGACGGGACCGAGATGACGCCCCAAATCGACATCCGCATCGCGCTCGACCTCTATGCCGGGGTGCGTCCGGTCCGGGTGGTGCCGGGCATGCGCACGCCGCTGGCACTCGCCCCGGACGCGGCGATCGATTTCGTCCTCGTCCGCGAGTCCACGGAAGGCCTGTTCCACACGCAGGGCAAGGGCCGGGTCGAGGCCGACTTCGCCGAGGAGACGCTGCGCATCACGCGGGACACGACCACCCGGGTCTGCGACTTCGCGTTCCGCCTGGCGGCGGCGCGCAAGGCCGACGGCCATCCGGGCCGCGTCACCAGCGTGGACAAGGCCAACGTCTTCCGCGCCTTCGCGTTCTGGCGTGACATCTTCGACCGGGTCGCCGCGGGGTATCCCGACCTCACGGCAGATCATGCGTATGTCGATGCCATGGCCCTGTGGATGGTGCAGCGACCGGGCAGCTGGGATGTGATGGTGACCGAGAATATGTTCGGCGACATCCTCTCCGACCTGGGCGCGGGGTTGATGGGGGGCCTCGGCATGGCGCCCTCGGCCGATATCGGCGACGATCATGCCGTGTTCCAGCCCTGCCATGGATCGGCGCCCGACATCGCCGGCCGCGGCATCGCGAACCCGTTTGCGATGATCCTGTCGGCGGGCATGATGCTCGACTGGCTGGGACGCCGTCACGACGTACCCGCGATGGTGGCCGATGCGGGGCGTCTGCGGGACGCCGTGGATGCCTGCCTCGCCGCGGGCGAGACGACGGGCGATCTGGGCGGCACGCTGAACACCGAGGCCGCGGCCGACGCGGTGATGGCGCGGCTGTGA
- a CDS encoding putative quinol monooxygenase yields MFAVTVTIEVFPHHQDDFMPAMMANARASRRESACNRFDVLSDPERPGEIFLYEIYDDRAGFDAHHQTPHYKEFDRTVKEMIRRKTVTTFAEVDV; encoded by the coding sequence ATGTTCGCCGTCACCGTCACGATCGAAGTGTTTCCGCATCATCAGGACGATTTCATGCCCGCGATGATGGCCAATGCCCGCGCGTCCCGACGCGAGAGCGCATGCAACCGCTTCGACGTGCTGTCGGACCCGGAACGTCCGGGCGAGATATTCCTCTACGAGATCTACGATGATCGGGCGGGGTTCGACGCGCACCATCAGACGCCGCACTACAAGGAGTTCGATCGCACGGTGAAGGAGATGATCCGGCGCAAGACAGTCACCACCTTCGCCGAGGTCGATGTCTAA
- a CDS encoding SCO family protein — protein sequence MTRTRTILFALGVAILALGAGVALRQVMEARTPSVVATDLGAPFELVDHDGNEITEAAFEGRPSLLFFGFTHCPEVCPTTVYDMETWLLDLDVGEGEIGAYFVSVDPERDTPQFLKDYLEPQSDRIIGITGEPEKVWDMARSWRVYWQKRPLGEGDYTLDHYASIFVLDPEGRVVDLIGYGEDPESAKAKIADVLG from the coding sequence GTGACGCGCACCCGTACGATCCTGTTCGCCCTGGGCGTCGCGATCCTGGCCCTCGGGGCCGGCGTGGCGCTGCGCCAGGTGATGGAGGCGCGCACGCCCTCGGTCGTGGCGACCGACCTCGGCGCCCCGTTCGAGCTGGTGGATCATGACGGCAACGAGATCACCGAGGCCGCGTTCGAGGGACGGCCGAGCCTTCTGTTCTTCGGCTTCACCCACTGTCCCGAGGTCTGCCCGACGACCGTCTACGACATGGAGACGTGGCTGCTGGACCTCGACGTGGGCGAGGGCGAGATCGGTGCCTATTTCGTGTCCGTCGATCCCGAGCGCGACACGCCGCAGTTCCTCAAGGACTATCTGGAACCGCAATCGGACCGCATCATCGGCATCACCGGCGAGCCCGAAAAGGTCTGGGACATGGCGCGCAGCTGGCGTGTCTACTGGCAGAAGCGTCCTTTGGGCGAGGGGGACTATACGCTCGACCACTACGCGTCGATCTTCGTCCTCGACCCCGAAGGCCGCGTTGTCGACCTGATCGGATACGGCGAGGACCCCGAATCCGCCAAGGCCAAGATCGCCGACGTTCTGGGCTGA
- a CDS encoding VOC family protein — MTAFDHFAISAATLEEGVNHVHRHLGHEMGPGGEHALMSTHNRLSGLGPGEYLEVIAIDPCAPEPDRPRWFDLDRRSGPPGIGNWILRTDDLDAAIARHPEAGRPVAFTRGAYRWRMAVPDDGILPFDGCFPALIQWQSDRPAFADAGLRLRGLSLRHPRADRLATVVAALTEDPRITVEDGPRRIAAAVQTPSGLRRIA; from the coding sequence ATGACCGCCTTTGACCATTTCGCCATCTCGGCCGCAACGCTGGAAGAAGGGGTCAATCATGTCCACCGGCATCTTGGCCATGAGATGGGTCCCGGCGGCGAACATGCGCTCATGTCGACGCATAACCGGCTGAGCGGGCTGGGCCCGGGCGAGTATCTCGAGGTGATCGCGATCGACCCCTGCGCGCCCGAGCCCGACCGACCGCGCTGGTTCGACCTCGACCGGCGATCGGGCCCGCCTGGGATCGGCAACTGGATCCTCCGCACCGACGACCTCGATGCTGCCATTGCCCGCCACCCCGAGGCGGGACGCCCCGTGGCATTCACGCGCGGAGCCTATCGCTGGCGGATGGCGGTGCCCGATGACGGGATCCTGCCATTCGACGGCTGCTTCCCCGCCTTGATCCAGTGGCAGTCGGACAGGCCCGCCTTCGCGGATGCCGGCCTGCGTCTGCGGGGCCTCTCGCTACGTCACCCGCGGGCGGACCGATTGGCCACCGTGGTCGCCGCCCTGACCGAAGATCCGCGCATCACGGTCGAAGATGGCCCGCGCCGGATCGCGGCGGCGGTTCAGACGCCATCGGGCCTGCGCCGCATCGCATGA